A single window of Methanosphaera sp. DNA harbors:
- a CDS encoding RsmD family RNA methyltransferase has product MKCNCDNTSCIKTKQQILENINERYMPCSSCHSKTLKKAIPLKRQIKLEKIDTNYMRCPVCNKRHIDIVMAHILKIMIESGEISNSASIRKVGMPLITPAIYLQSSPYLPKRSVVIIMDEINGEVAQKIYNEVCEVKAIICGDVNTTIGQKTKDSQINNYELKVGCPIRCDIQNTPLDDPVVVYKNQSKIHIEYPKEISQKIVDVDNALKKYDNPTVLDAMAGPGSLGIYALMCGAKKVVFNDIYPEAIKTTKLNLEVNGFNDPKCYELLCCDIEDIANHTDIEFDVAFIDAFPGIDCDKFRDVLSKIAKDVIII; this is encoded by the coding sequence ATGAAATGTAATTGTGATAATACCAGCTGTATAAAAACAAAACAGCAAATTCTAGAAAATATCAATGAACGATACATGCCATGTAGTAGTTGTCATAGCAAGACACTAAAAAAGGCAATACCACTAAAGCGTCAAATAAAACTTGAAAAAATAGATACAAATTATATGAGATGTCCTGTGTGTAATAAACGCCACATAGACATTGTAATGGCACACATACTTAAAATAATGATAGAAAGTGGGGAAATATCAAATTCAGCATCAATACGAAAAGTTGGAATGCCACTAATAACACCTGCAATATATCTTCAAAGCTCACCATATTTACCTAAACGATCTGTTGTAATAATAATGGATGAAATTAATGGTGAAGTTGCACAAAAAATTTATAATGAAGTATGTGAAGTTAAGGCAATAATATGTGGTGATGTAAATACAACCATAGGACAAAAAACTAAGGATTCACAAATTAACAACTATGAGTTAAAAGTAGGATGTCCAATACGCTGTGACATACAAAATACACCACTAGATGATCCTGTAGTTGTATATAAAAATCAGAGTAAAATACACATAGAATATCCAAAAGAAATATCACAAAAAATAGTAGATGTAGATAATGCACTGAAAAAATATGATAATCCCACAGTTTTAGATGCAATGGCAGGACCTGGAAGTCTTGGAATTTATGCTCTTATGTGTGGTGCAAAAAAGGTTGTATTTAATGATATATATCCTGAAGCAATAAAGACAACAAAACTTAATCTTGAAGTTAATGGATTTAATGATCCAAAATGTTATGAACTTTTATGTTGTGATATTGAAGATATAGCAAATCATACTGATATAGAATTTGATGTTGCCTTTATTGATGCATTTCCAGGAATTGATTGTGATAAATTTAGGGATGTTTTATCAAAAATTGCAAAAGATGTTATAATTATCTAA
- a CDS encoding elongation factor 1-beta → MSDVAAILKVMPESPEVDLDALKQTITETIDENVLERIEDEPIGFGLVALNITIVVDDGEGGTEPIEEALANIDDIQSVEVVDVRRLM, encoded by the coding sequence ATGTCTGATGTAGCAGCAATATTAAAAGTAATGCCTGAAAGTCCTGAAGTAGACTTAGATGCATTAAAACAAACAATTACTGAAACAATTGATGAAAATGTTCTTGAAAGAATTGAAGATGAACCTATTGGATTCGGATTAGTTGCACTTAATATTACTATCGTTGTAGACGATGGTGAAGGTGGAACAGAACCTATAGAAGAAGCTTTAGCAAACATTGATGATATTCAAAGTGTTGAAGTAGTTGATGTAAGAAGATTAATGTAA
- a CDS encoding type II secretion system F family protein, which produces MIKEILIKIGHIILTGDIKLYRNNMGDDIDDENNDKIYKNHYLIVVLLFVNIILAVIIPYIILPLIIIEVSVLFIKYKLPDARKNKRKSMILKQLPFMLRQLATQLKAGIGLFDAMAMIADGNYGILSDEFKITLKQIQYGTNYIQALDELSKRVDIEIFTKIINQITRTLKNGGNLADILNTMANENSENMKIKYKQYSQKLNSVMLIYMFISVLIPTITFIMIIAASMIMGPIIPPELFILLYLVFFPLIVVLMVIFIKSMEPTI; this is translated from the coding sequence ATGATTAAAGAAATTCTAATTAAAATAGGACATATCATACTTACAGGTGATATTAAATTATATAGAAACAATATGGGTGATGATATTGATGATGAAAATAATGATAAGATCTATAAAAACCATTACCTGATAGTAGTGTTATTGTTTGTAAATATTATCTTAGCAGTTATCATACCATATATTATACTTCCCTTAATTATTATTGAAGTTAGTGTATTATTTATTAAATATAAGCTCCCTGATGCAAGGAAAAATAAGAGAAAATCTATGATACTAAAACAACTTCCCTTCATGCTACGACAACTTGCAACACAACTTAAAGCAGGAATAGGACTTTTTGATGCAATGGCAATGATAGCTGATGGAAACTATGGTATACTATCTGATGAATTTAAAATAACACTAAAACAGATACAATATGGAACAAACTACATCCAAGCATTAGATGAACTATCAAAAAGAGTAGACATTGAAATATTTACAAAAATAATAAATCAAATAACAAGAACACTAAAAAATGGTGGAAATCTAGCAGATATACTAAATACAATGGCAAATGAAAATTCAGAAAATATGAAGATAAAATATAAACAATACTCACAGAAACTAAACTCTGTAATGTTAATATACATGTTTATATCAGTACTAATACCTACAATAACATTTATCATGATAATAGCAGCATCAATGATAATGGGACCTATAATACCACCAGAACTATTTATACTACTATATCTAGTATTTTTTCCACTAATTGTAGTGTTAATGGTCATATTTATTAAAAGTATGGAACCTACAATATAA
- a CDS encoding ATPase, T2SS/T4P/T4SS family, translating into MKHIPEYKIKKDIKLDEEQQKEYEKIKEKIIQQNLNNQDIQQDIKKVEIEIKKHTNNTQIISKLLKDINNYGKLDELLKDDELEEVMIIGDMKPVYVYHRQHGMMQTNIKLTSNETREIIEKIANNVQRKIDIQTPIVDARLDDGSRINATIPPISVDGPTLTIRKFRKNPYTIVDLIKSNTINIHFAAFMWLAIEGMGVKSSNIIIAGGTGSGKTTTLNTLTTFIPPYERIITIEDTLEMQIPHNHIIRNETRPPNIENKGEITMDLLLKNSLRQRPDRIIVGEVRTNEAITLFGALNTGHSGMGTVHANSAHETITRLINPPMNVPPIMIKSINYIIMQNRLYNPKLGTIRRISEVAEVVGMEDEHIQLNKIFTYDPSCDMLRYVAINSITLNEIAKLKNITNHKINEEIEKRKQYIQSYIDKYPGTSDIEHLQRYINNYYFS; encoded by the coding sequence ATGAAACATATTCCAGAATATAAAATAAAAAAAGACATAAAACTTGATGAAGAACAACAAAAAGAATATGAAAAAATAAAAGAAAAAATCATACAACAAAACCTAAACAACCAAGACATACAACAAGATATAAAAAAGGTAGAAATTGAGATAAAAAAACATACAAACAACACACAAATAATATCAAAACTACTAAAAGACATAAACAATTATGGAAAACTAGATGAACTACTAAAAGATGATGAACTTGAAGAGGTAATGATAATAGGAGATATGAAGCCTGTATATGTCTATCACAGACAACACGGCATGATGCAAACAAACATTAAACTAACATCAAATGAGACACGTGAAATAATTGAAAAAATAGCAAACAATGTACAAAGAAAAATAGACATACAAACACCAATTGTTGATGCACGTCTTGATGATGGAAGTCGTATCAATGCAACAATACCACCAATAAGTGTAGATGGACCAACACTAACAATACGAAAATTTAGAAAAAATCCATACACAATAGTAGATCTAATAAAATCAAATACAATAAATATCCACTTTGCAGCATTTATGTGGCTTGCAATAGAGGGAATGGGAGTTAAATCATCAAATATAATAATTGCAGGAGGAACAGGATCTGGTAAAACAACAACACTCAACACACTTACAACATTCATACCACCATATGAACGTATAATAACAATAGAAGATACACTAGAGATGCAAATACCACACAATCATATTATACGAAATGAGACAAGACCACCAAATATAGAAAATAAGGGAGAAATAACAATGGACTTACTTCTTAAAAACTCCCTAAGACAAAGACCTGACCGGATAATTGTAGGTGAGGTACGGACAAATGAGGCAATAACACTCTTTGGAGCACTTAATACTGGACATTCTGGTATGGGAACAGTACATGCAAACTCTGCACATGAAACAATAACACGACTTATTAATCCACCAATGAATGTACCACCGATTATGATAAAATCAATAAATTATATAATAATGCAAAACAGGCTTTATAATCCAAAGCTTGGAACAATACGACGTATAAGTGAGGTTGCAGAAGTTGTTGGAATGGAAGATGAACATATTCAGTTAAATAAGATCTTTACATATGATCCCTCATGTGATATGCTAAGGTATGTTGCAATAAATTCAATTACATTAAATGAAATTGCAAAGCTTAAAAATATTACAAATCACAAAATAAATGAGGAAATTGAAAAAAGAAAACAATACATCCAATCATATATTGATAAATACCCAGGCACCTCAGATATAGAACACCTGCAAAGATACATTAACAATTACTACTTTAGCTAA
- a CDS encoding YcaO-related McrA-glycine thioamidation protein, protein MLSQSPVNYRKSTHRSKTPEETLSEISEVTKQIGLTRTSNITHLDRVGIPVFTSIRPMAQEGAVSVYAGKGPNEVHAKVSSIMEAIERYSAEMQDDDETIIKEYDPCDCLNPEDLILPRDVYDGQPLEWTKGYSIKTGEEVLIPSNAVYHPYNTEDITHIFYSNTNGLASGNTIEEAIFHGMMEVVERDAWSFFEAFKEEKKEVDCQDASNEYICELLDKFRSANVAIKLIDLTADNNIPTIGAVSEDLTLKDPALLTIGIGTHLDANIAAIRAITEVAQSRVTQIHGTREDTTRANLLRDTGYDRMKRLNRHWYRENKESVAIDDIENLSKNSFKEDIEVTLKLLETSGVEDAYYVDLTRDINIPVVRVIIPPLEVYSVDSSRVGMRLKPKDMFY, encoded by the coding sequence ATGTTAAGTCAATCACCAGTTAATTATAGAAAATCAACACATAGAAGTAAAACTCCTGAGGAGACACTTAGTGAAATTTCTGAAGTTACAAAACAAATAGGTCTTACAAGAACATCAAATATTACACATCTTGATCGTGTAGGTATTCCTGTTTTTACATCAATTCGTCCAATGGCACAAGAGGGTGCTGTTAGTGTATATGCAGGAAAAGGTCCAAATGAGGTTCATGCAAAGGTATCATCTATAATGGAGGCAATTGAGCGATATTCTGCTGAAATGCAAGATGATGATGAAACTATTATTAAAGAGTATGATCCATGTGATTGTCTTAATCCTGAAGATTTAATTCTTCCACGTGATGTATATGATGGACAACCTCTTGAATGGACTAAAGGATATTCAATTAAGACAGGAGAAGAAGTTCTCATTCCATCAAATGCTGTGTATCATCCATATAACACAGAAGATATTACACATATATTCTATTCAAATACAAATGGTCTTGCATCAGGAAATACAATTGAAGAGGCAATATTTCATGGTATGATGGAAGTAGTAGAACGTGATGCATGGAGCTTTTTTGAAGCATTTAAAGAAGAGAAAAAAGAAGTTGACTGCCAGGATGCATCAAATGAATATATATGTGAGTTACTTGATAAGTTCAGAAGTGCAAACGTTGCAATAAAGCTTATTGATCTTACAGCAGACAATAATATCCCAACAATAGGTGCTGTATCTGAGGATTTAACACTTAAAGATCCTGCTCTTTTAACTATTGGTATTGGAACACATCTTGATGCAAATATTGCAGCAATTCGTGCAATTACAGAAGTTGCACAGAGCCGTGTTACACAAATTCATGGTACACGTGAAGATACAACCCGTGCAAATCTCTTACGTGATACAGGTTATGATCGTATGAAACGTCTTAACAGACACTGGTATCGTGAAAATAAGGAGTCTGTTGCAATTGATGATATTGAGAATTTATCTAAGAATTCATTTAAGGAAGATATTGAAGTTACACTTAAACTTCTTGAAACCTCAGGAGTAGAAGATGCATACTATGTTGATCTTACACGTGATATTAATATTCCTGTTGTTCGTGTTATTATTCCACCACTTGAAGTTTATAGTGTTGATTCATCACGTGTTGGTATGCGTTTAAAACCTAAGGATATGTTTTATTAA
- a CDS encoding restriction endonuclease subunit S yields the protein MTQKKLYEIADIIMGMRTSRYIKNEKEDTKEQKIFGRKIKTEEVAKDIDEKFYAKKGDIILSTAQPYKCQIIENEKYTDTIIPMKYAIIRIKDPEKYDISYLYYLLNSDSCKKQIQRVNEGTGPLKIVKMKDIRELEFNFPEIEKQIKYSEYLKLVDKKIELQQQVIVMNKIIKKDIINRIANKEQ from the coding sequence ATGACACAAAAGAAATTATATGAAATTGCAGATATCATAATGGGAATGAGAACATCAAGATACATAAAAAATGAAAAAGAAGATACAAAAGAGCAGAAAATATTTGGACGTAAAATAAAAACAGAAGAAGTTGCAAAAGATATAGATGAAAAATTCTATGCAAAAAAAGGTGACATAATACTTTCAACAGCACAACCATACAAATGTCAAATAATAGAAAATGAAAAATACACAGATACAATAATTCCAATGAAATATGCAATAATTCGAATAAAAGATCCAGAAAAATATGACATATCATACCTCTACTATCTACTAAATAGTGACAGCTGTAAAAAACAAATACAAAGAGTAAATGAAGGAACAGGACCACTTAAAATAGTAAAAATGAAAGATATACGTGAATTAGAATTTAACTTCCCAGAAATTGAAAAACAAATAAAATATAGTGAATATCTAAAACTAGTAGATAAAAAAATAGAACTACAACAACAAGTTATAGTGATGAATAAGATAATTAAAAAAGACATCATCAATAGAATTGCAAATAAAGAACAATAA
- a CDS encoding tripartite tricarboxylate transporter permease gives MLDIICAIIIGIICGIITGIIPALHVNTVGIIIFSISDKILAHVNIATLTTFFIAIAITHAMFEFIPSLLVAIPQDDTVMSIQPAHRLIFKSKACEVIRCVSFGGYLSIIILIILMPLLFMMLPPIYGMLHDYIGYLLIVVMIIILYNSGENKIKKLTSTLIFLTSGILGVVMLGGNVNSNLSLLCMLSGLFSVSSLIYYFNSNSQIPPQDEIHSINVNFDFIRSAFAGSISGCILGLLPGLGPAQGSVIAQALTFNSKVSSRDFLITNSGVNISDTLFSIIAIFLIGNPRSAISVYVATIIGDVTFNYIIFFIFVCLICVSVSCIISIKVGDFLISKISNINYRKLNTILIVAITLIVIIYCIYTSECIWYVLICYTTSVALGIIVNVVDLNKTLLMGVLIIPSIVIYLGLF, from the coding sequence ATGTTAGATATAATATGTGCAATAATAATTGGAATAATTTGTGGAATAATAACAGGAATAATACCAGCACTTCATGTAAATACAGTTGGTATAATAATATTTTCAATATCAGATAAAATTCTAGCCCATGTAAATATAGCAACACTTACAACTTTTTTTATAGCAATTGCAATAACACATGCTATGTTTGAATTTATACCATCACTTCTTGTGGCAATACCACAGGATGATACAGTAATGTCGATTCAACCTGCACATAGATTGATTTTTAAGTCAAAAGCATGTGAGGTAATACGCTGTGTTAGCTTTGGTGGATATTTATCAATAATTATTTTGATAATTTTAATGCCATTGCTTTTTATGATGCTGCCACCAATTTATGGTATGCTTCATGACTATATTGGCTATTTATTAATTGTTGTAATGATTATTATATTATATAATAGTGGTGAAAATAAGATAAAAAAGTTAACATCAACACTTATATTTCTTACATCAGGAATTCTTGGTGTTGTAATGCTTGGTGGTAATGTTAATAGTAATTTAAGTCTTCTTTGTATGTTATCTGGACTTTTTAGTGTTAGTAGTTTGATTTATTATTTTAATAGTAATTCACAAATTCCTCCGCAAGATGAAATTCATAGTATTAATGTTAATTTTGATTTTATAAGATCTGCATTTGCAGGTAGTATTTCAGGTTGTATTCTTGGTCTTCTTCCTGGTCTTGGTCCTGCTCAGGGTAGTGTTATTGCCCAGGCATTAACATTTAATTCAAAGGTATCTTCGCGTGATTTTCTTATTACAAATAGTGGTGTTAATATTTCAGATACACTTTTTTCTATAATTGCAATTTTTCTTATTGGAAATCCTCGTAGTGCTATTAGTGTATATGTTGCAACAATAATTGGTGATGTTACATTTAATTATATCATATTTTTCATATTTGTTTGTCTTATCTGTGTATCTGTTAGTTGTATCATCTCTATTAAGGTTGGTGATTTTCTTATTTCTAAGATTTCAAATATTAATTATAGAAAATTAAATACAATACTTATTGTTGCAATTACATTAATTGTTATAATTTACTGTATTTATACCTCTGAATGTATATGGTATGTTCTTATTTGTTATACTACATCAGTAGCTCTTGGAATTATAGTAAATGTAGTTGATTTAAATAAAACTTTACTTATGGGTGTTTTAATTATACCTTCTATTGTCATATATCTTGGATTGTTTTAG
- a CDS encoding type I restriction-modification system subunit M, which translates to MDKITNIMGKVRGSRFAYEYKDYILSFIFYRYLSDKQQKLQNMKEDITQDEIKSELGYYIDEKYTWNNIISKIEDKNIKTTTDDYKEVFENFKKEVQDTIYDEIFNYINFDNIEFRENPIDNEIGILDEITLIINEVDFENPDKSIGEIFEECIEQLGLQGRIGEFYTPCEISDLLAEIVTCNIKDKNQSFNIYDPTVGSASLLHKVGQKHGGSNIKYFGQEINYNTYNMACMNMLINDIKPDNIKLNHADTLEDDWPCYIDYDGVNQPYTFDAVISNPTYSMRWNNKERSDDPRFSGYERLPPKSDYAFILHSLYHLNETGTMAIVLPEGVLFRGLNERNIRKTLIDENYLDCVIRLPENLLYYTRISVVVLVFKKNKSNSDVLFIDAINEYESFRGGNKLTSIDKIINTYKNRCDIDEFSHLATVDEIRENEYNLNLPRYVDTFEGMPPVDIDDFLNEIEDIEEEIKEIDAKLEEYNKQLNLF; encoded by the coding sequence ATGGATAAAATTACAAATATAATGGGAAAAGTACGTGGATCAAGATTTGCATATGAATATAAAGACTACATATTATCATTCATATTCTACAGATATCTATCAGATAAACAACAAAAACTTCAAAATATGAAAGAAGACATCACACAAGATGAAATAAAATCAGAACTCGGATATTATATAGATGAAAAATACACATGGAATAATATAATATCTAAAATTGAAGATAAAAACATTAAAACAACCACAGATGACTACAAAGAAGTATTTGAAAACTTTAAAAAAGAAGTTCAAGATACAATCTATGATGAAATATTCAATTATATTAATTTTGATAATATAGAATTTAGAGAAAATCCAATAGATAATGAAATAGGAATATTAGATGAAATCACATTAATTATCAATGAAGTTGACTTTGAAAATCCAGATAAAAGTATTGGTGAAATATTTGAAGAATGTATTGAACAATTAGGACTTCAAGGTAGAATAGGAGAATTCTACACACCATGTGAGATAAGTGATCTTCTTGCTGAAATTGTAACATGCAACATTAAAGATAAGAATCAATCATTTAATATCTATGATCCAACAGTAGGATCTGCATCACTACTTCATAAAGTAGGTCAAAAACATGGAGGTTCTAATATTAAATACTTTGGACAGGAAATTAACTATAATACATACAACATGGCATGTATGAATATGTTAATTAATGATATTAAACCTGATAATATCAAATTAAATCATGCAGATACACTAGAAGATGATTGGCCATGCTATATTGACTATGATGGAGTAAATCAGCCATATACATTCGATGCAGTAATTTCAAATCCAACATATTCAATGAGGTGGAATAATAAAGAAAGAAGTGATGATCCAAGATTTAGTGGATATGAACGCTTACCACCAAAATCTGACTATGCATTCATACTTCACAGCCTATATCACTTAAATGAAACAGGAACAATGGCAATTGTTCTACCAGAAGGTGTACTTTTCAGAGGACTTAATGAAAGAAATATTAGAAAAACACTAATTGATGAAAACTACCTTGATTGTGTTATAAGACTACCTGAAAATCTCCTCTACTATACAAGAATTTCTGTTGTAGTACTGGTATTTAAGAAAAATAAATCCAATAGTGATGTTTTATTTATTGATGCAATCAATGAATATGAATCATTCAGGGGAGGAAATAAACTTACATCTATTGATAAAATTATTAATACATACAAAAATAGGTGTGATATAGATGAATTTTCACACCTTGCAACAGTTGATGAAATCAGAGAAAATGAGTATAACCTTAATTTACCACGATATGTTGATACATTTGAAGGAATGCCACCTGTTGATATAGATGATTTCCTTAATGAAATAGAAGATATTGAAGAGGAAATAAAAGAAATTGATGCAAAACTTGAAGAATATAATAAACAATTAAATCTATTCTAA
- a CDS encoding delta 1-pyrroline-5-carboxylate synthetase: MVCVVKIGGSLFPEYLNDLYPVFQHFSSEIVLVNGGGDLANKIRDYNLEFNYSDDVNHWCAIRCMDILGKLICDKFDDIIAIKSFDEIDKVHKMGKIPLILAYELMRQLDPLEHSWDVSSDSIACWVASEINAKLLILTNINGIYNGDIYSANRKLIKYISANELLLFDETCVDKCLPKLLLKYEVDCFIINGKRPEWVYSFLDDNLNANDTYTLIGGK; this comes from the coding sequence ATGGTTTGTGTTGTTAAAATTGGTGGTAGCCTATTTCCAGAATATCTTAATGATTTATATCCGGTATTTCAACATTTTAGTAGTGAAATAGTTCTAGTTAATGGTGGTGGTGATCTTGCAAATAAGATCCGTGATTATAACTTGGAATTTAATTATTCAGATGATGTAAATCATTGGTGTGCAATTCGTTGTATGGATATTCTTGGTAAATTAATATGTGATAAATTTGATGATATTATTGCCATAAAATCATTTGATGAAATAGATAAGGTTCATAAGATGGGTAAAATTCCATTAATTCTTGCATATGAGTTGATGAGACAATTAGACCCTCTAGAGCATAGTTGGGATGTTAGTAGTGATTCTATTGCATGTTGGGTTGCAAGTGAAATTAATGCTAAATTATTAATATTAACAAATATAAATGGTATATATAATGGTGACATTTACTCAGCAAATAGAAAACTTATAAAATATATAAGTGCCAACGAACTATTACTTTTTGATGAAACTTGCGTAGATAAATGTTTACCTAAATTACTACTCAAATATGAAGTAGACTGTTTTATAATCAATGGAAAACGTCCCGAATGGGTTTATAGTTTTTTAGATGATAATTTAAATGCAAACGATACATATACACTTATAGGAGGAAAATAA
- the pth2 gene encoding peptidyl-tRNA hydrolase Pth2, whose protein sequence is MKQAIVVRTDLKMGKGKIAAQASHAAIGAYKIADKSSIRKWEQEGQKKVVLKVSSERELLELFYKAKNTSPVACTLITDAGHTQIEPSTRTCIGLGPASDDEIDALVGDLKLL, encoded by the coding sequence TTGAAACAAGCAATAGTTGTTAGAACAGATTTAAAGATGGGAAAAGGTAAAATTGCAGCTCAAGCATCACATGCTGCAATTGGTGCATATAAAATTGCAGATAAAAGTAGCATTCGTAAATGGGAACAGGAAGGACAGAAAAAAGTTGTACTTAAAGTATCATCAGAACGTGAGCTTCTCGAGTTATTCTACAAAGCTAAAAATACATCACCTGTTGCATGTACTTTAATTACAGATGCAGGTCATACACAAATTGAGCCATCAACACGTACATGTATTGGACTTGGACCTGCATCAGATGATGAAATTGATGCTCTTGTTGGGGATCTAAAACTTCTTTAG
- a CDS encoding zinc finger domain-containing protein, with the protein MAKMICTSCKQEISPIDEYVKFHCPECDSEIYRCPKCRTFGHEYECECGFKGP; encoded by the coding sequence ATGGCAAAAATGATTTGTACATCATGCAAACAGGAAATTTCACCAATTGATGAATATGTAAAATTCCACTGTCCTGAATGTGACTCAGAAATTTACAGATGTCCTAAATGCAGAACCTTTGGTCACGAATATGAATGTGAATGTGGATTCAAAGGACCATAG